The following are encoded together in the Acidobacteriota bacterium genome:
- a CDS encoding ParA family protein, with protein sequence MSRTIAIANQKGGVGKTTTAINLGAALAVAERRVLVVDADPQSNTTRGLGVGPDPDRPSTYDTLMDGDTPIQGILHTEIPRLDLLPAERDLLGAEIELVPATDREQRLRRALNGVKENYDFILIDCPPSLGLLTLNALVAADTLLIPVQCEYLALEGLSEVMATLQRVSSGLNPSLTLEGVVLTMFDDRTNLSRQVQDELRQHLGTRVLKTVIPRNIRLGEAPSFGKPIITYDIRSKGAEAYLSLAREIIEK encoded by the coding sequence GTGTCGAGAACGATTGCCATCGCGAACCAGAAGGGCGGCGTCGGAAAGACGACCACCGCGATCAACCTCGGAGCCGCACTCGCGGTGGCGGAACGGCGCGTCCTGGTCGTGGACGCCGATCCCCAGAGCAACACCACCAGGGGTCTCGGGGTCGGGCCGGATCCCGATCGACCCTCGACGTACGACACCCTCATGGACGGTGACACCCCGATCCAGGGAATCCTTCACACGGAGATCCCGCGCCTCGATCTCCTTCCCGCGGAGCGGGACCTCCTCGGCGCCGAGATCGAGCTCGTCCCCGCGACGGACCGCGAGCAGCGGCTCAGGCGAGCCCTCAACGGCGTCAAGGAGAACTACGACTTCATCCTGATCGATTGCCCGCCCTCGCTCGGCCTGCTCACGCTGAACGCTCTCGTCGCCGCGGACACCCTGCTCATTCCGGTGCAGTGCGAGTACCTTGCTCTCGAAGGGCTCAGCGAGGTCATGGCCACCCTCCAGCGGGTGTCGAGCGGCCTCAACCCATCGCTCACGCTGGAAGGGGTCGTCTTGACGATGTTCGACGATAGAACGAACTTATCACGACAAGTACAGGACGAGCTGCGCCAGCACCTGGGAACGCGCGTGCTCAAGACGGTCATCCCTCGAAACATTCGGTTGGGAGAGGCGCCCAGCTTCGGCAAGCCGATCATCACGTACGACATCCGTTCGAAGGGGGCCGAGGCGTACCTCAGCCTGGCCCGGGAGATCATCGAGAAATGA
- a CDS encoding ParB/RepB/Spo0J family partition protein, translating to MMKRKALGKGLGSLIPEIPAAVAPEVLRYLDPESMTPNRFQPRETFDEADLRSLTESIRRDGLLQPVVARPAAGGGYEIIAGERRWRAARTAGLKRIPVMIQEIADDRALELALVENLQRRDLDPLEEAKAFRVLSERFDLTQDQIAERVGKSRSAVANTLRILKLPAEVQDLIRSGKLTRGHARALLALDDEAQIRSLAARLVDEQMNVRTAEAETRTASGRKRPARERPSQDPNVRAAEERLQSRLGTKVTIDVGAGGRGKIEIQFASDEELSRLFDGLMTARF from the coding sequence ATGATGAAGCGCAAAGCCCTCGGAAAAGGACTTGGATCCCTCATCCCCGAGATCCCCGCGGCCGTCGCACCGGAGGTGCTCCGATATCTCGATCCCGAGTCGATGACGCCCAACCGATTCCAGCCGCGCGAGACCTTCGACGAAGCCGATCTTCGATCGCTTACCGAGTCGATTCGGCGCGACGGGCTCCTCCAGCCGGTTGTCGCGAGACCGGCGGCCGGAGGCGGGTACGAGATCATCGCCGGAGAAAGACGATGGCGCGCGGCGCGCACCGCAGGGCTGAAGCGGATTCCCGTGATGATCCAGGAGATCGCCGACGACCGCGCCCTCGAGCTGGCGCTGGTCGAGAATCTGCAGCGCCGCGATCTCGACCCGCTCGAGGAGGCGAAGGCGTTCCGCGTCCTGTCGGAGAGGTTCGATCTCACCCAGGATCAGATTGCGGAGCGCGTCGGCAAGAGCCGATCCGCCGTCGCGAACACTCTTCGAATCCTCAAGCTGCCCGCGGAGGTCCAGGATCTCATCAGGTCTGGGAAACTGACTCGGGGACATGCGCGCGCGCTGCTCGCGCTCGACGACGAAGCGCAGATCCGGAGCCTCGCCGCGAGGCTCGTGGACGAGCAGATGAACGTCCGCACAGCGGAGGCGGAGACACGGACCGCGAGCGGACGCAAGCGCCCGGCACGGGAGCGACCGTCGCAGGACCCGAACGTCCGGGCTGCGGAGGAGAGGCTCCAGAGCCGCCTCGGCACGAAGGTCACCATCGACGTCGGCGCCGGCGGCCGAGGGAAGATCGAGATTCAGTTCGCCAGCGATGAGGAGCTGTCCCGGCTGTTCGATGGCCTGATGACAGCTCGGTTCTGA
- a CDS encoding polymer-forming cytoskeletal protein → MTGFIGEGVEMVGEIQFKDTFRIDGHVRARISSEGELVVGPTGDVEGEITVASAAISGRIRGTIRVKERLEVHGGGRVEGEVLLGRPGLVVHDGGVVEARVQMGTIKDGETAPEGAENQKRQAARAV, encoded by the coding sequence ATGACGGGTTTCATCGGTGAAGGGGTCGAGATGGTGGGGGAGATTCAGTTCAAGGACACCTTCCGTATCGACGGCCATGTCCGCGCGCGGATCAGCAGCGAGGGGGAGCTGGTGGTCGGCCCTACGGGCGACGTCGAAGGGGAGATCACCGTCGCCAGCGCGGCAATCAGCGGCCGCATCCGGGGGACGATCCGCGTCAAGGAGCGTCTGGAGGTCCACGGAGGCGGGCGCGTGGAAGGGGAAGTGCTCCTCGGGCGACCCGGCCTCGTGGTCCACGACGGCGGGGTCGTCGAGGCGAGGGTGCAGATGGGGACGATCAAGGACGGGGAGACGGCCCCCGAAGGCGCCGAGAACCAGAAGAGGCAGGCCGCTCGCGCCGTTTGA
- the atpH gene encoding ATP synthase F1 subunit delta, producing the protein MPSHVARRYAQALLEALKTPEALEHAERDLAAMGVLFVKLPALARVLGNPGVGVDRKKGLLDGALSGLDCLTESRRVAWLLVEARAIGELPEVVAGFKQLKDRKLGMTPASVTTPSPIPEADRGPWEQALARAAGTRVRIDFRTDTSLIGGAVATVGSVSYDGSVRGSLERIRQTLHGE; encoded by the coding sequence TTGCCCAGCCACGTCGCACGCCGGTACGCTCAGGCCCTGCTCGAGGCGCTCAAGACGCCCGAGGCGCTCGAGCACGCCGAGAGGGACCTCGCCGCGATGGGGGTCCTATTCGTGAAGCTCCCCGCGCTCGCCCGCGTCCTGGGCAACCCCGGCGTCGGCGTGGATCGCAAGAAGGGTCTCCTCGACGGCGCGCTTTCGGGGCTCGATTGCCTGACGGAGAGCCGACGCGTCGCATGGCTCCTCGTCGAGGCGCGGGCGATCGGCGAGCTGCCGGAAGTGGTCGCGGGCTTCAAGCAGCTCAAGGACCGGAAGCTGGGGATGACGCCCGCCAGCGTCACGACCCCGAGTCCCATCCCGGAGGCGGATCGCGGGCCCTGGGAACAGGCGCTCGCCCGCGCCGCCGGCACGCGCGTGCGCATCGACTTCAGAACGGACACCTCTCTCATCGGAGGGGCGGTCGCGACGGTGGGCTCCGTCTCCTACGACGGCAGCGTCCGCGGCTCGCTCGAGAGGATTCGGCAGACCCTCCACGGAGAATGA
- a CDS encoding F0F1 ATP synthase subunit alpha: MAQIKADEIVESLRRQIEGLEREIDVQEIGTVLSVGDGIARIHGLEKAMAGELLQLPHGVLGLALNLEEDNVGAVLLGESTKILEGDSVKRTGRIMEVPVGEKLVGRVVNPLGQPQDGKGPIETKDRASIERIAPGVVDRTPVKEPLQTGLKAIDAMIPIGRGQRELIIGDRQTGKTAIAIDAIINQRDTGVICIYVAIGQKKSTVAQVVKTLEDYDAMKHTIVVIASASDPAPLQYLAPYAGCAMGEYFRDRGGHALCIYDDLSKHAAAYREISLLLRRPPGREAFPGDVFYLHSRLLERAAKLDAKLGGGSLTALPIIETQAGDISTYIPTNVISITDGQIYLESDLFFSGVRPAVNVGLSVSRVGGSAQIKAMKSIAGTLRLDLAQYREMAAFAQFGSDLDKATQAMLARGERLVEILKQGQYAPVPVEKQICIIFAATNKYLDDLPVSKARAFEAGFYRYLDGQHAGLLKDIRERKTLDDAIKAKLHEALKAFKEEFAAVAA, translated from the coding sequence ATGGCGCAGATCAAGGCTGACGAGATCGTCGAGTCCCTCAGGCGGCAGATCGAAGGGCTCGAGCGCGAGATCGACGTGCAGGAAATCGGCACGGTCCTCTCCGTGGGCGACGGCATCGCGCGCATCCACGGTCTCGAGAAGGCGATGGCCGGCGAGCTCCTGCAGCTTCCGCACGGAGTCCTCGGGCTGGCGCTCAACCTCGAGGAGGACAACGTCGGCGCCGTGCTTCTCGGAGAGTCCACGAAGATTCTAGAGGGAGACAGCGTCAAGCGCACCGGCCGCATCATGGAGGTGCCCGTCGGCGAGAAGCTGGTGGGCCGCGTCGTGAACCCCCTCGGCCAGCCCCAGGACGGGAAGGGGCCCATCGAGACGAAGGACCGCGCGTCGATCGAGCGCATCGCGCCCGGAGTCGTCGACCGCACCCCCGTGAAGGAGCCGCTGCAGACCGGCCTCAAGGCGATCGACGCCATGATCCCCATCGGTCGCGGCCAGCGCGAGCTGATCATCGGCGACCGCCAGACCGGCAAGACGGCCATCGCCATCGACGCCATCATCAACCAGCGGGACACGGGCGTCATCTGCATCTACGTGGCCATCGGCCAGAAGAAATCGACCGTCGCGCAGGTGGTCAAGACGCTCGAGGACTACGACGCGATGAAGCACACCATCGTCGTCATCGCCTCGGCCAGTGACCCGGCGCCGCTCCAGTATCTGGCCCCGTACGCCGGCTGCGCGATGGGGGAGTACTTCCGCGATCGCGGCGGCCACGCCCTCTGCATCTACGACGACCTTTCCAAGCACGCCGCGGCGTACCGCGAGATATCGCTCCTCCTCAGGAGGCCCCCCGGCCGCGAGGCGTTCCCGGGAGACGTCTTCTACCTCCACTCGCGCCTCCTCGAGCGCGCGGCAAAGCTCGACGCGAAGCTCGGCGGCGGAAGCCTCACGGCGCTTCCCATCATCGAGACGCAGGCGGGGGACATCTCGACGTACATCCCCACGAACGTCATCTCGATCACCGACGGGCAGATCTACCTCGAGAGCGACCTCTTCTTTTCCGGCGTGCGCCCCGCGGTGAACGTGGGCCTCTCGGTCAGCCGCGTCGGCGGGAGCGCGCAGATCAAGGCGATGAAGTCGATCGCCGGCACGCTCCGCCTCGACCTCGCGCAGTACCGCGAGATGGCGGCCTTCGCCCAGTTCGGCTCCGACCTCGACAAGGCGACGCAGGCGATGCTCGCGCGCGGCGAGCGGCTGGTCGAGATCCTGAAGCAGGGACAGTACGCCCCCGTTCCCGTCGAGAAGCAGATCTGCATCATCTTCGCCGCGACGAACAAGTACCTCGACGACCTGCCGGTGTCGAAGGCGCGCGCGTTCGAGGCGGGTTTCTACCGGTACCTCGACGGCCAGCACGCCGGCCTCCTCAAGGACATCCGCGAGAGAAAGACCCTCGACGACGCGATCAAGGCGAAGCTCCACGAGGCGCTCAAGGCCTTCAAAGAAGAGTTCGCGGCGGTCGCGGCCTAG
- the atpG gene encoding ATP synthase F1 subunit gamma, which produces MPNQRDIRRRIRSVQSTQKVTRAMKLEAAARLRKAQERMMSARPYATRMLQVLNSLATRANPEDHPLLETRGTARIEAVVITADRGLCGAFNTNIIKRAQQFLREQEGKVLTLHVVGRKGRDFFRRRNARIVREHLNVSRKVEYAHAQRIGGDLVERYISKELDAVYLIYNEFKSVVQQRLIVEQLLPIRKLETDEPLATQDYIYEPSSRELLDRLLPKHVEYQVMRALLESAAAEYGARMSAMDAATKNAGDMIHSLTLTMNRVRQASITREIIEVVSGASSLKN; this is translated from the coding sequence ATGCCGAACCAGAGAGACATCCGGCGCCGCATCCGAAGCGTGCAGAGCACGCAGAAGGTGACGCGCGCCATGAAGCTCGAGGCCGCGGCTCGCCTCAGGAAGGCGCAGGAGCGGATGATGTCCGCGCGGCCGTACGCGACGCGGATGCTGCAGGTGCTGAACTCCCTCGCCACGCGCGCGAATCCCGAGGACCACCCGCTTCTCGAGACGCGGGGCACCGCGAGGATCGAGGCCGTGGTCATCACCGCCGATCGGGGCCTGTGCGGCGCCTTCAACACGAACATCATCAAGCGGGCGCAGCAGTTCCTGAGGGAACAGGAGGGGAAGGTCCTCACGCTCCACGTCGTGGGCCGCAAGGGGCGCGACTTCTTCCGCCGGCGCAACGCCCGCATCGTGCGCGAGCACCTCAACGTCTCGCGCAAGGTCGAGTACGCGCACGCGCAGCGTATCGGCGGAGATCTCGTCGAGCGGTACATCTCGAAGGAGCTCGACGCGGTGTACCTCATCTACAACGAGTTCAAGTCCGTCGTGCAGCAGCGCCTGATCGTCGAGCAGCTCCTCCCGATCCGCAAGCTCGAGACCGACGAGCCGCTGGCCACCCAGGACTACATCTACGAGCCGTCGTCGAGGGAGCTCCTCGACCGGCTGCTCCCCAAGCACGTCGAATACCAGGTGATGCGAGCGCTCCTCGAGTCGGCGGCGGCGGAGTACGGCGCACGGATGTCGGCGATGGACGCCGCGACGAAGAACGCCGGCGACATGATTCACAGCCTCACGCTCACGATGAACCGCGTGCGGCAGGCGTCGATCACGCGCGAGATCATCGAGGTGGTCAGCGGCGCGTCGTCGCTCAAGAACTAG